The Candidatus Bathyarchaeota archaeon sequence TCTCAAAGAACTGAGGAAAGAAACGAGATGGATCGCTGCATATAACGAGGAGAATGTAGCGGATGTGGTATTATCTCGTTGGGCAGATTCCGAACTCAATTTAAAAGAGTTAGGTTCATTGGAGATTCAGAAGGTCCTTCACGGAAGAGTGGACGGCATTGATTATTTTTTAAGGCTCTTGAAACTACCCCAGGAGGTAGAAATCGAAGACCATTCGAGACCTCTAGGGGTTGTTAAACTAAAGGCTAGGATCACAGAGGATAATGACGCGATATACGCTCCTTGCAGTTATCTGATAGAAGATTGTAAGTATCTGGATTCAAAGGGATTGCCAATCGCTTCTCAACTTTTTAGCTATAGAGGTAAATTTACTGAGCAGGCAAAAAAGGGAGATCTCGTAGAGGCGAAAGGCACCTTGGAGGAGGTAGTAACAAGAGGTGAAAAGTCGTTTAGGGTAATCCTCGGAAGGAAAGGGGATTACTTGATTCCAATGGGCAAGAGGGATACCTTTTTCTGAACATTTTTAGGTTAATTCCATCGTCGGTGTTGATTGACGGTAATGACAAGATCGGGGTTTAGGAGGCTTCTCGACGTGATGGGCTTTTATAGGGGGGGAATCAGCGAAACTATTCTAACTACAGTGAGCCCTGATGGATTTTTCAACGCAGCTCCGATGGGGATCCGCAGAACAAGTGACGAAACTTTAGAGCTTAGACCGTACAAGTCGAGCTCAACCTTTACGAATCTTATTGATAATTCAAATGCGTGCATTAATGTAACAGATAACCCGGGGCTTTTCTTTGTGACGGCGTTCCGGGGTAAATCGATCGATGGATTACATGAACCAGTAATCGATAAAGAAATGAGGATTATAACATCA is a genomic window containing:
- a CDS encoding nucleotidyltransferase domain-containing protein, whose translation is MDIDETKRLEGDYIETIEGLLFAVKGVHHPPGLTIAYLRYLPKPKGERMRDGRRYDRLYDIEHTEKLLRQNFPHYLNHIEKLSLTLQSVPSKYIFKIYDPRKKLREITEKPESHLQEKIAKLIMALQSKGIDIKTLGILGSLLINLAGSDSDIDIVVYGRENGKKVYESLKELRKETRWIAAYNEENVADVVLSRWADSELNLKELGSLEIQKVLHGRVDGIDYFLRLLKLPQEVEIEDHSRPLGVVKLKARITEDNDAIYAPCSYLIEDCKYLDSKGLPIASQLFSYRGKFTEQAKKGDLVEAKGTLEEVVTRGEKSFRVILGRKGDYLIPMGKRDTFF